Below is a window of Chionomys nivalis chromosome 19, mChiNiv1.1, whole genome shotgun sequence DNA.
CCCAGCCATGGTCTTTTCACAAGTTGACTTACTGTTATTCTCCTGTTGGTGGGGACCGTAAGTAATTGTGCAATGATGACAAAACAGGGTTTAGACAAGTCAAAGGGGATGGGATACCTTGTTTTAGTAATGAGCCTGTGCATACCATGTAATGTGTCCTCTGTGTATGGAAATTGTCCTGTGACCATTACATATAGGAGGACTCCCAAGCTCCACATGTCAACAGCCAGCCCATCATAAGGTTTCCTTGCCAACATCTCTGGAGCCATATAGTGTAAAGAACCACAGACCTTCTTCAACATTTGCCGCTTTGCAAGATGAATTGCCAAACCAAAATCACAAAGCTTGACATTGCCATCTTCGTCAATAAGGATATTCTCCAATTTAATATCGCGATGGGCAATGCGTCTTTGGTGGAGAAAGTGCACGGCTGATACGACCTGTTGGAAGATGGGTCTAGCCTCCTGCTCCTTTAAACATCCAACCTCACTGAGGAACATCTGTAGATCCTTTCCAGCCACATACTCCATTATTAAATAAGTCTTTGACTGTGTGTCAATGAcgtgaaaaaaatgaatgatgttACTGTGTTCCAAAGTCTGAAGGATCTTTACTTCAGAGTTCATCTCATCCACAGTATTGCTTTTTTTCCTAAGGATCTTGACAGCAACCTGTGTTTTGGTGGGAATGTGGCAGGCAAGCTTCACCTCCCTGAAAGTACCTACGCCTAGAGGTGTTAAGATCTTGAACTCTTTGTCCAGGATGTCGTCGTCCCAGGGGCTGGCCATCGTGTGTCGTCTCAATCCACCTACTTCTCTTGTTGGCAGGCAATGCTAGAAACAAACATTTAATCAACGTTACGATTCAGGTCTAGCACTATGAATCCATGGTTATCAAATCTTAGATTTCCCAAACAAAACTAATGATGCACTTCAAGGACATAGAAATACTAGAAGAACCCAACCTCAAAGCAGTAAACAATGAATCACAGTAAAGATGAAAGAGATAATCGCTGATGTGTCCATTCAAATACATATACTTACATCAGAGAAATAatgatttgattattttcaaCAATGAACCAAATGAAAATCTTTGGCCAATCTTATCAAGTTTAAGAGATACAAATTAAATTATAGGTAAAAAGGGATAATGTTCTAGCCAAATAACAATCCAGATAATACCTTCTGGATACTTCAAATATTAAAACCTAGGGaatttgaaagaatgaaaaaaattccTAGATTTGTGTgaacattgcaatatgataaaagaaaaccCCTTAAACACATGAGACATACGTAGCAAGTGTGGCTattgagagaaacacataaagCCATGGTGCTGGAAATATCGTGTTATAAAGCTGGGTTGTTTTGTGGCTGATGTCATTTCAGTATACATTCTCTATCCTGCACTGACTTACTTCCTATCAAGTGTCGCCTTTATGACTTCCAAAGCTTTCCAATCAGCACTGGCTTATTGTCACTTAGTGCTCAAAAAACCTGAGTTCGTGCTAAGAAAACCAccgtggtagtttgaatgagacaGGTCCCTACAAAATTGGGCATTTGAGCACCAGTTTAGGGCCCATTTGGTTAATTTCATGTGGTGGAGCCTTGTTGACttattagtcagagttctctaaaCAACAGAGCACCTATTACTATGAACCTCTCTCCCCCTTGGAATTTATGGGAATCACTTACACGCTGCTGTCCAGGGAATCCGACAATGGCTGGCTATGAACTGAAACTTCAGAAATTTCAGGAGTTGCTCAGTCCACAGTGCTTTCTCTCTTGGCTCGTCTTCAGTATctactggaatcccaaagaagttggTTCTTATACCCAGGAAGGAATAAAGATGCGAAAAAGGTGAGGGCCAGAGACAAATGAGCCAAAGCCTCCTCCTGCGTGTTTATATAGTCTTCCAGCACAAGGCGTGGCCGAAATTAAGGGTGTGTCTTCCGGCATCATgaactggattaaaggcgtgtgtcttCCCACCAAATTCAATCATCAAAGGAGTGTCTTTCCCTCCTTGAGATTGAGAACAAACCAATCAAAAATGATCCATTACAGGCGTGCCCTCCA
It encodes the following:
- the LOC130890393 gene encoding putative sperm motility kinase W; the protein is MASPWDDDILDKEFKILTPLGVGTFREVKLACHIPTKTQVAVKILRKKSNTVDEMNSEVKILQTLEHSNIIHFFHVIDTQSKTYLIMEYVAGKDLQMFLSEVGCLKEQEARPIFQQVVSAVHFLHQRRIAHRDIKLENILIDEDGNVKLCDFGLAIHLAKRQMLKKVCGSLHYMAPEMLARKPYDGLAVDMWSLGVLLYVMVTGQFPYTEDTLHGMHRLITKTRYPIPFDLSKPCFVIIAQLLTVPTNRRITVSQLVKRPWLGTIKKHTAPTTKEILPRLVETMCTMGYNLEDIFSSLRYRQPNEVTATFNILKHKLWCEISFQQTEHLCLKSSHIDAHHPLFSLKRRASEPALASKREAGKRQSKEEGVEGRHKKCQSLIKLNKYSCLELNPCSDVTVPEGDVMMANVIKCATGDIGDNMNSLDSSPGDLSLSEPPLDGRPTLFLNMDFSTQKLSLEPNIPNDQPQIGSTTSASRPFTGWKRMRKRISHVLGALLICGMPIPD